A segment of the Sander lucioperca isolate FBNREF2018 chromosome 7, SLUC_FBN_1.2, whole genome shotgun sequence genome:
TTGACTTCCAGTCAAAGAGACGGAGAgtaaaatgacacaaagttgaagttgTTTTAAAACCCTAAAGATTCGGAAACATTTGGTGCTGGAGCCCCCAGAGGCTCCGTCCTCTCGCCCCTCCTGTGGTCCGACCTCTGAGGCTGCAGCGTGACCCcgatgacggacggcggaggcTACTCACCGTCATCCTGCTGCCTGGCGGTCTGCAGCAGGCGATCCGCGGGACATTCGGAGACGCAGAGCGCAGAAATGGAGGCCGAGCGCTCTGCCTCCACCTCCAGCAGCTTCAGGTCCCACTGAGATCCAACAGCCAGCAGTCTGAAGCCGCCACCGTTCACAGCCGCCTCCTCCCAGCAAAAACTACAACCAGAAGAAAAGTTTGATCAGCTTCTTTGACGGTACAAAGGCTGGAGGCACACAGTTGTCTAAAGCagagggtacgtgtccccctaggggtactctggaggactgcgggggtacgtgtccccctagaggtactctggaggactgcagggggtacgtgtccccctagaggtactctggaggactgcagggggtacgtgtccccctagaggtactctggaggactgcagggggtacgtgtccccctagaggtactctggaggactgcagggggtacgtgtccccctaggggtactctggaggactgcaggcaagtacatctcgctgcagtctgcgggaaggtggggattgacatcaagccccgcccacatccaagtcagtcattttttttttttgcttacgtcattccccattcgctctaacggaccaagaccgttctcttaatacatccatgaccaagacagcctggtagaatttttttactatgaagaaaattatttggataaatgacatgttttttattttgaatcttttaattttatttgaaaattttatatctataaatgtaaatgatctgaaagaaaaccaaataggctagtcaccaatttaaaaatgacatgaaattatattttaaaactttaaaaaaggactgacaaataagaaagccatccggactctgaacatttacaatgccttacaacctctttaatgtaaatgtaatgcgcccctttttcgtgtacgtatgtatgcatttaatgttttcaatgtgtttatggatctgtacttgaataataaagttttttgcagacaaaaaaaaaaaaaaaaaaaaaagacagcctggtagaagcTGATagagcctcttgattcacattagataagaaactgatgatgtaggctaaacaaacgatatttcatgcaacagtgaagttttcatgtagttactactgatttctgattttgaaataatatccaaatttgaaaaatgggtcattttaaaccttgttaatattgatgacaatgtgatcaaacggaaaacgagccatatttcatttaatttagccctcaaaagtagaatggtgtgttgtttcgttatggactttcatattaacagcaagaattcagtcacaaccaaatgtacaaaggggcgattttgctttaacaattaacaggtgaaccagaagcatacagggGAAACTccaaaaattagaatattgtgcaaaagttcatttatttcagtaattcaacttaaaaggtaaaactaattatatagacttattacatgcaaagcgagatatttcaagcctgtatttgttatcattttgatgactatggcttacagtttatgaaaaccctcagaaaatttgaatattgtgaaaaggttcaatattttaggctcaaagtgtcccactctaatcagctaattaatccaaaacccctacaaagggttcctgagtctttaaatggtctcagtctggttcagtagaattcacaatcatgcgagatgctcctcggatattacctgcacagtaacacacctgatctaagtatttcaaaaggtcgaacacacatacagatgtctagatacagtaaaatcgctacgtgattaccgttatatccgagggttgaagttgcattttaacggggcagtgcaagttgctgctgtggtttagctgaagctaacgcagcctgagctttcacgttacaatataaaaggtgttgagcgttgacttagctagcacgcaaacagttcatttacatgtctacgagcatgttagcaaactacaccaaaagacaaatactgaggaatattgatagaaagcagggggaacgagtaggctacttccatactttttagcattggctaattagcaacctgccttccatcagatgtagcttccgagctagctagcagctagccccagaagctcatgaaaacaaggctttcaccggagcagtcttacgttatttccgaaccactcttttcgtttcaaagtcggaaatcaaatgaacgaaaaagtacacgggcccaattacagttcactgttgttgcatgaaatgtcgtttgtgtttagcttacatcagtttctgacatctaatgtgaaacaagaggatatgaggtttgctaccgtcttggtccgttcgagccatAGACTGACTTGATGTCCAGCCccgcttcccgcagactgcagcgagatgctcctcactgcagggggtacgtgtccccctaggggtactctggaggactgcagggggtacgtgtccccctagaggtactctggaggactgcagggggtacgtgtccccctaggggtactctggaggactgcagggggtacgtgtccccctagaggtactctggaggactgcagagggtacgtgtccccctaggggtactctggaggactgcagggggtacgtgtccccctaggggtactctggaggactgcagggggtacgtgtccccctagaggtactctggaggactgcagagggtacgtgtccccctaggggtactctggaggactgcagggggtacgtaacgattttttgctaaatgtttttcagttccaaggctgtagttacttctactgtcttttttctctccaagtTTGATACTTTTTAtaaagtttttgtctctgtttttgaagtttgtcaccttttttggaAGGTTTTGTCGTttattttgacctattcttgcctttcttcatcacttttttctaccgtctttttctttcttcgaAGTTTTCGTCCCTTTTGTCtccctagtgttgccttccttctttctactgcctttttttgaagtatttgttactattttcgacctattcttgccttccttccttctttctactgtcttttttaaggttttgtctcctttctccatcatcatctaaatgttctccaggtccaaggctgtagtttagtaaatctatcgctgacttCGCATCGAGACTtcttttttctaccaaaaattattcgtgctggttagggggtacatggcttaaaaacaactgttcaaagggggaacattattgaaaaaaagcttgagaacctcTGGTCTGAAATATCCTTATACAGAATTGTTCTTGAAAGCATCATACTTTCATTAATGACCTCcgtctttgttttttcttttaactttgcTTAAAATTTTTTTAAGTGGCTACAAACACAACCACATTTcatctagggctgcacaattattcgcaattttatcaaaattgTAATATGTAATAGTGCAATATTCATACatgttcctgatgatacttacagacttttacttaagtaacattttcatgagaagcagtggcagcaaaaaactgtcctgtcctgttagtagtgtcctgaggagtgtaggacagtcagacactgtcagtgtctgactgtctcgggacagtcatgggagttcCCGggcagtgtctgactgtcccgggacagtcatgggagtcacaggacagtgtctgactgtcccgggacagtcatgggagtcacagggcagtgtctgactgtcccgggacagtcatgggagtcacaggacagtgtctgactgtcccgggacagtcatgggagtcacaggacagtgtctgactgtcccgggacagtcatgggagtcacagggcagtgtctgactgtcccgggacagtcatgggagtcacaggacagtgtctgactgtcccgggacagtcatgggagtcacaggacagtgtacaggacagtgtctgactgtcccgggacactactcaggacactactaacaggacaggacaggttttgctgccactgctgctgaTTTTCACTGCACTTTAAAGTGtaactgtcatttttttcttttatttcgtgctgccttttatgttcaattcaatgtcCAATTTGTTCACTAAGAATGTTGGAGACAAATTTGGCAGAaaagacggacagacagaggggcCAGGTCTCTGCGGGTCTCTGTCCAATCAGGATCCAGAACTGCTCAGTAGGCGGATAAATCCACATTGTTCCCGTGTGCAGAGTGATTTTGTTTAAAGTCCTTTCAATCGGCACTCACATTTGCTGCTTGTGTCCTCATTTTCAGAggcaatgtgtgtgtttccattttGATTAACAGAACACAAAAACAGCTTCTACAACTTCTACATACTGCTCCATGTTGGATTACTGAACTTTTAAAGCCAGCATTTAAGTTAGCTAAATAAACGGTTACCTGTCATCTGTTTTAAATCCAACAACacgcaatttgttgtatttcagcagaatactgaaagcagcagcacTTCAATATcctatctgtttatttatcacaagttatcgcgatattcaacaacgttagcGCATATTTTCCAACTTGTACTTGTAACGGAGTATTTGTACAGTGTggtataagtacttttactgaagtaaaggatgtgACTACTTTTTCCACCGCTCCCCCACAGCGACGCGGAGGGATACCAAACACTATTCTGCAGAAACAGACAGGACTCACTCAGCGTAGCAGCCGTCCACTGCGGCCGGGGGAGCGTCTCTGTCCGCCGGGTTCCAGACCACCAGGCGGCCGCGGAGCCCCAGACATCCGAGCAGCGAGCCTCCGGGAGCCAGCTCAGCTTTCTGGATGCCCGCTACCTCTCCACAGTGCTGGTTCTCCGGAATCACAGACACCTCTATGGAGCTACTCTCTAACATCTTCACACGTTCAATTACACGACTTACGGAGACAtttctgcagaaaaaaacaatcaattaaACGCCTTTAAACAGCGACGGGAACCAACAAAGTTTGGACATTTCTTTCCTGTCATGTAAACAGCCGCTGGTTCCGGGGGGGTCACATGTCCTGTCTGCTCCCTGTCAGCTGACCAAATCTGACCAATAGAAGaacggttaaaaaaaacaaagtcgaCTTAATCGAAAGACGATAAGATGACGTAGTAGAGAGTATAAACATAGATGTAAAGGTAAGAAATGTTTCAAACAATCAGCAAAACATtatcatttttcattagttttaatATATACAGACATGTACATTTAGTCTCTTTTCTCGGTCCTCCATAACATAACGTGTCTACTAAATTAAGAGCTTCAgatcttataataataataataataataataataataataataataataataatgtttgttgtgtgtgtataccaGAGTCTGtagaaaattatatatatatatatatatatatatatatatatatatatatatatatatatatatacatgtttttctctgttgttaatgtttatgtgtctgttacattaaaaaaaatctataaaaatcaattaattattatttatttaattaattaatattgaataaaatcacgatcatatatatatatatatatatatatatatatatatatatatatatatatatatatatatatatatatatgaatagcCAAATGTAGCTTTTTTGCGATAATGACATGAGACATTGGTACACTTATTTTAGGGCTGCTATTATTCTGGGATGTTTTGGTCAAACGCAAAACAAAATGCATGTTAAAACAGACTATAAGAGTGTCATCCCTGTTATTGATTACATAGACGAACTACCGAAATAATGTATTAACCTTGTGTTTTTATTGGGTAAATATCATTTCAAACATCCAAACCATGAATAAGATACTATTATTTGACTATAACTCCTTCTTTGAGTCTCTGAAATGAAGGAAATGTTAAATATACgatttatcagaatcagaaatcagaatcagaaaagcttcattgccaagtatgttttttacacatacaaggaatttgttctggtgttgtaggtgcatgtcacattctctaaaataagttaaacaaacagcttaaacagaacaaacaatataagtataaatatatatacacagaatgtattaaaaataagagagtAAGAGTTAAGATAAAAAGAGCAGATTAAGTACAGTgacatgaggagccagaggtggggtgtggagagagtcagggtggtttccgggccttgttaataaggttAGTGGTGGAGaggaaaaactgtttatgtggtgtGAGGtcttggtcctgatggacctcagcctcctgccagaggggagtggctcaaagagcttgtgtccggggtgggaggggtcagccacaatctttccagcacgcttcagagtcctggtggcgtaaaggtcctggagcggcggcagattgcagccaatcaccttctcagctgaccgaatgacacgctgcagtctgcccttgtccttggctgtggcagcagcgtaccagatggtgatggaggatgtgaggatggactcaatgatggatTTATTGGATGGAGTTTGGTGAGGTTTTAACGTTAgtcagataagataagataagataagcctttattgtctcctaCAGTATTGGAGAAATTCATCTTGGGCATTCGAGAGAAACAAAATGGCGACAcatcgcacataaacacacaataaacatacagttaAGCTACATAGAAACATATCATGATCATACATTATCTCATCCACTGCTTCAATGAACATCTAATAACCACACACAATCATGCAATGATGTACAATGATAGggtacaatatatatatatatatatatatatatatatatatatatattgtaccCTATCATTGCACATCCTATAACCATTATGTTAGTACCACAAGTTTTATTTAGTAGTATTAGTCACACATACATCACTGCAgccaatacacacaaacacacacacacacacacacacacacacacacacacaggtttatggcactatctttgtggggacccgtcattgacataatgcattccctagccccttaccctaaccttaaccatcaccactaaatgtctaaccttaacccttaccctcaccctaaccataacctaattctaaccctaatcctaaaaccaagtcttaaccctcaaacagacctttaaagttgtggggtccagcattttggccccacaaagctgtccggaccccacaagtattctggactcccggtttttggaccccatgaatatagttaaacaagaacacacacacacacacacacacacacacacacacacacacacacacacacacacacacacacaatgtttcaCACGTGTTTTTATGTGAGTAcgtgaacccaaagttacgcccttgtctgtatgtatttgttatATATTGTTGTTTAATAAACTTTGTTAAAAAGGATTGCATCATAGCTTGATCAGTCATCGATTGTTTTTCCCTTAAAACCAAAAAACATCGGAAGCGGAAGCGAGACGGAGACGCTCATTGGCTGCGATCAAATCCGCAGCTCTCTATACGACTTCATGTTTGAGTTTACTGGAGTAGTACCTATGAGTAGTACTGTATACTGGATGTACTTCCTGGTGAGATAGACATCTGCTAAAGCTGCGCGCTGCTCTCCTCTAACCGTCAGTTTGTCAGCTGTTTTCCTGCCAAAGTCACAGTTACACTCGGTCccgtttattattattattatggcgTTTTCTAAAGAATGGAAGTCGTGTTGAGCCTTGTGTCGTTAACTGCCACCAAGGTTTTACAGTTTTCTGGACTTGTCGACAACAGGAATGTCCTGAAGACTAAAAAGATGGAGGAGAAAGCGTTAGAAGTGTACGGTGAGTGGAGCTCCAAACAGGCCTAATGTTACTGCTGTGTAACGTGATTGTTAGCAAAGTTATCGAAGTTAGGTAAACCTGGAGGTCGCCGAACACTTTAATGGTATTCAATAAAGTACTCATTACTTTATGAAGTAGTTAGCTAGTTGTGACAGGTTGCCATATTGAAGGCGAAGTTAAATATACGATTTATCGGAAGGAGTTTGGCGAGGTGTTAACGTTACTCAACCACGGCacgtatttttattttagtacGTAAACCAGAACTTTTCTTTACTGAAACAGAACTTTCCTGAATGGAGTTTAGTGTGGTTGGAGTAAATGGCAAATTTTGGGACATTATAGTGTATAATAGCTGTTTTATTTAATGGCGTTTGGAGAGGTTGTAGTAAAAGGAACATATGGCCAGTCCTGGTATTGAACTAAAATAGATGATTCTCTAAATggagtttggtgtgtgtgtttgtagtgaACGGGTCATATTGAGATAAATACTCAAACCGAACTCAAATACATGGttttctgaatggagtttggtttgATTAGAGTACGTGACACATTTTTAGGATGAAATAGCACATAATAGCTGATTTcttgaatggagtttggtgagGTTGCACTGTTGCAGCGAaaatcacaaatcacaaattgCGATTAGCACTGAAACATAACTCAAATAAATGGGTTTtgtgaatggagtttggtttgATCTTATCCATGAATCATCATACAGTATTCTAATATTCTATTTAATTTTGATTAGTTATTAGCTCATCATCAGTGCGTTCATTTTGAAGTTATACAACTATCTTTGCAGGGTGACACCAAGTTACATTTTATCACACAATGCAAACACTttccatatatttatattaatattaaattaTAGAAGTTAAAAAGATCGTTCCAgcttaagtttattttttttttttttagttcgtTTCAGTGGAATAGTTTTAGACACTTATTTGTTACTGCTTACTGTCTAGTTTTAGACTTTTATaaccttcattcattcattcagggAGGGCCATTGAGAGCAAGCTCTCTTTTTCAACAACGCTCtgattacaacacaaatacaaagaaaaaaagaaataaaaactatctCAAAAACTACAGTGGGCCTACAAATAAATAATCTGATCATAAAACAAAAACCCCAAATTACAATATGAAAAAAACCCAACAACAATCGAGGAACAATCACAAAATGACAAATGAGAATCACTGATGTCGGTGAATAAGAAAGACTTAACGctcctgttgtcttcgggtcaaatctgacccatttccaaaaagtttctatatcagaaatttgggtttctttcaatcaaattttaaaagaaaataacgtggatggtttcgtacgacgctcttcacaagttaaataaatgatcagttcactactttcattgaatttgggtgttttagtcaattttgctagtctggctatcaccagaccgaGCTCAATCTTTtcagattgaacattagtctggggagtctgctctggatTTTCTACTGAACAAGAGGCgggatcaacgggcatagttcagatgcctctgtacgcaattggatagtccttcaaccaatcagaccaacgatctgggtgacgtagcagcgaaagcggcatcaatgggttgctgcgctttggtggccgtcatgttgaatgtaaacaagaaactacttggtcgcttctctatcgtcatcgtgttaaacccgccaatagcgctcCAGGTGGAttagccagtttgtgattggtccccgcagatttgtaacaCAAGCAGGATAAAAagatgtacaggtttccagcctgagctgcagggagaaatcaaattGCCGGCAGAtcaggctgggtttacccagtcgtTAATTTTAGAGCATGTAAAGAAAATTTGATAATAGAgcgttgaaaaatgtaggaaatgttcttcaaaaaagtgacaaaaacatcggaaaaaattattaaaaacttggaaaaaagggacaaaaatatcGGGAAAAACGccaggaaaagtgacaaaaacatgagaGAAGCttacaaaaacgtcaaaaaagcccAGAAAAACATCGACAGAAACTTGACAacagtgtcgaaaaagacgccCAAAagccacattttaacattttgacccagaaaaacaaaaagttgcatgttaGTCGACGcagaagacaacacgagggttgaTTTGAGTTGTAGTAAACAAACGTCCTGtggtttagggctgcaactaacgattattttcatagtcgattaatccgTCGATTactttctcgattaatcgattagttgtttgatctataaaaatgtcaaaacatggtgaaaaatgtggatcagagtttccaAAAGCCTAAAataacgtcctcaaatgtcttgtgttgtccaaaactcaaagatattcagtttactgtcacagaggagagaagaaactagaagatattcacatttaacaagctggaatcagagaaatctgattttttttttttttttataaaaaaaaatgactcaaactgattaatcgattatcaaaatagttggcgattaatgtaatagttgacaactaatcgattcatcgttgcacctctaatgtggtcccccccccccccctctcttttaATCAGACGTGATTCGATCGATCCGGGACCCGGAGAAGCCCAACACCCTGGAGGAGCTGGACGTGGTGACGGAGAAATGCGTGGAGGTCCGGGAGCTCGGAGAAGACGAGTACCTCATCATCATCAAGTTCTCCCCGACCGTCCCTCACTGCTCTCTGGCTACTCTGATCGGTGAGTCACCTCTGCTGAGAACGCCACAGCACATTAGCGCTGGAGCCAGAGGCGTAATTTACAGAACTAATCAATCCTGGACAGTGCAACCCACCCCCAAAAACCTTATAGGATatccttaaaggtccagtgtgtaacgtgtttagttgttcattatcaaaatcggCGTTGGCCGTTCAcaagggctgtgtattggcaagaatctgacgatacgatacgtatcacgattcaatatattgcaatatatttcgatactgtgcgtaaggcgatatattgggatttttttgcTCTCTGGCTACTCTGATCGGTGAGTCAACTCGGCTGAGAACGCCACAGCACATTAACGCCTATTTTTACAtctacaaaaacgtctactacggagccataacgtgagctacaaggtaatggagccttttatacattgtcgtgtttctttagaaataaacaacggacaaatagagtctttaaactcttcagatgtaaagttattctctgtcaaagtgacgtcaaaatgaatggcagtcaatgggatgctaacgggaggtgatggcttggtagcctcgaaatctccccataggagctacgctttccagatgctcgcttacccccttggttacaaccccccccccatcccaaaTAACTAAACTGGATGGTGCAACCCACCCCCTAAAACCTTGATAGCATTTCCTTAACATAAatgaagacatttgcaccataaattcatacagaaaatacacaaactgtttcagaaacattcaccagaatgcagaaaatgaagtgtttgatgctcaaaatttctttttttgctcaAAAGTAGAGATCTTAacaacccccacccctccaatgtcaaacccaaagttacacccttggcTGTAACGATACATCAATTTGGGTAAATGTAGtgtatatccacgacattccacttgcGGGAGCGCtcccgttgccgccggaaattcagcCTTATATcctttttcggccggatgtccgttaccttcctctttctttgtgttgttctAAACCCGGTTAAATACACTGAGTTACGTCCCATTGATAGTTCAATATGTGGCAGACAaatagaaaagagaaaagatgaGGCAAcaacaggaggaggaaggaCAAAAGAGACAGCAGGATCGCAGGAGATGAAAGTGAGGGTTTGACGAGGCAGATGAagacgacaaaaaaaaaaggtgaaatgtTGGGGGTTGGTATCGATCGCAGGCCCCTGAAATGAATCAAATCGGAATcgtgactggctagtagtccttcactagctactgtcagggcacgccctcatactctgctcctgactggctagtagtccttacctagctactgtcagggcacgccctcatactctgctcctgactggctagtagtccttacctaggtactgtcaggacacgccctcatactctgctcctgactggctagtagtccttacctaggtactgtcaggacacgccctcatactctgcttctgactggctagtagtccttacctaggtactgtcaggacacgccctcatactctgctcctgactggctagtagtccttacctaggtactgtcagggcacgccttcatactctgctcctgactggctagtagtccttacctagctactgtcaggtcacgccctcatactctgctcctgactggctagtagtccttacctagctactgtcagggcacgccctcatactctgctcctgactggctagtagtccttacctagctactgtcagggcacgccctcatactctgctcctgactggctagtagtccttcactagctactgtcagggcacgccctcatactctgctcctgactggctagtagtccttcactaggtactgtcagggcacgccctcatactctgctcctgactggctagtagtccttacctagctactgtcagggcacgccctcatactctgctcctgactggctagtagtccttacctaggtactgtcaggacacgccttcatactctgctcctgactggctagtagtccttacctagctactgtcaggtcacgccctcatactctgcttctgactggctagtagtccttacctaggtactgtcaggacacgccttcatactctgctcctgactggctagtagtccttacctaggtactgtcaggacacgccctcatacgctgcttctgactggctagtagtccttacccagTCACTGCAcataaatataatattatacCGTGATAAAACTTGTGATTTACAGCCCTGAACACAAGGCCCATGAACCAGAAATAAAAAGCGACCAGGGTCTGAATGATCTCTACTTCTAAAAGGCTGATAAAACCAAAAAACATTTGGGTTTCTTGTCACATTTCAAAATGCTTTCAGCACACGCGCAGCCAGATGTCATCAGAGATGTC
Coding sequences within it:
- the ciao2a gene encoding cytosolic iron-sulfur assembly component 2A, which gives rise to MEVVLSLVSLTATKVLQFSGLVDNRNVLKTKKMEEKALEVYDVIRSIRDPEKPNTLEELDVVTEKCVEVRELGEDEYLIIIKFSPTVPHCSLATLIGLCLQVKLQRCLPFKHKLEIYISEGTHSTEEDINKQINDKERVAAAMENPNLREIVEQCVTEPDD